In a single window of the Nitrospirota bacterium genome:
- a CDS encoding tetratricopeptide repeat protein, which yields MKKLMLYVGFFGMLLGGCATSGQSVSPEKEASAHFKLGESYLNDGALQAAFLEFQKAIGINPRDKLSHYYLGHVYFRQKRNQDALKEFAQVIKIDPDYSDAYNYSGVIYESMGNLDLALKNFQMALKNKLYEKPHFIHYNIGQIFSTQNKLKEAAAEFSEATQIDPGYADAYRALGEVFLKMGSNEKEALSSFEEAVRLAPGDPVGHFRLGEIYWKQKSYQKGEAEFKKVISLSPDSDLAKEAKKQIERRK from the coding sequence ATGAAAAAATTAATGCTGTACGTCGGATTTTTTGGAATGTTGCTGGGAGGATGTGCCACATCCGGTCAGTCTGTGTCGCCGGAAAAAGAGGCGTCTGCCCATTTTAAGCTGGGGGAGTCTTACCTGAATGACGGCGCGCTCCAGGCGGCTTTTTTGGAATTCCAAAAAGCAATCGGGATTAACCCCAGGGACAAGCTATCCCATTATTACCTGGGGCATGTTTATTTCCGTCAAAAAAGAAACCAGGATGCGTTAAAAGAATTTGCGCAGGTCATTAAAATTGATCCGGACTATTCTGATGCCTATAATTATTCAGGTGTTATTTATGAATCCATGGGGAATCTGGATCTGGCCCTTAAAAATTTTCAAATGGCCCTTAAAAATAAGTTATACGAGAAACCCCATTTTATTCATTATAACATCGGTCAAATCTTCTCAACCCAGAACAAGCTGAAAGAGGCGGCGGCAGAATTTTCTGAAGCCACCCAAATTGATCCCGGGTATGCTGATGCCTATCGCGCGCTCGGAGAGGTCTTTTTAAAAATGGGTAGTAATGAGAAAGAAGCGCTTTCTTCTTTTGAGGAGGCCGTGCGGCTTGCGCCTGGAGATCCAGTGGGTCATTTTAGACTGGGTGAAATATACTGGAAACAGAAATCCTATCAAAAAGGGGAAGCGGAATTCAAAAAAGTGATTTCGTTATCCCCTGACAGTGATCTGGCAAAGGAGGCAAAAAAACAAATTGAAAGAAGAAAATAA
- a CDS encoding helix-turn-helix domain-containing protein: MKEENNAEGVGAYLRKIREQLGFSLQDVASKTKISLPYLENLENEDFSSLPNDVFVKGFLRSYAKVLGLKELDVLERFQNWKNLHEIPSSPQNEKESAKTDRDVWPRVQVERIKSLYENKKGLRRKIFVNLFMGIVIVTGGLILFYKQKSSEVSLSDFNNPVAETSPVLEPLSIAPATSAPSTAPSGGLTEGPDKVSPKNKNLHLLVQAIDRSWVSIVIDNGVTKEFSLRPDDKVSLEAEKLFVLNIGNAGGVKITLNGKPVGPFGKKGEIARGIKLESN, from the coding sequence TTGAAAGAAGAAAATAACGCCGAAGGCGTCGGGGCTTATTTAAGAAAAATCAGAGAACAACTTGGTTTCAGCCTTCAGGACGTTGCGTCAAAGACAAAAATCAGTCTTCCTTACCTTGAAAATTTGGAAAATGAAGATTTCTCCTCTCTTCCAAACGATGTCTTTGTAAAAGGTTTCCTCCGTTCGTATGCCAAGGTCCTGGGTTTAAAAGAACTGGATGTCCTGGAAAGGTTTCAAAATTGGAAAAATCTGCATGAAATCCCTTCTTCTCCGCAAAACGAAAAAGAAAGTGCGAAGACTGACCGGGATGTCTGGCCCCGGGTTCAAGTGGAAAGGATTAAATCCCTTTATGAGAACAAAAAGGGCCTCAGACGAAAAATCTTCGTTAACCTCTTTATGGGAATTGTGATCGTAACGGGGGGGCTCATTTTGTTTTATAAACAAAAATCATCCGAGGTGTCCTTAAGCGATTTTAATAACCCTGTCGCGGAGACTAGCCCCGTACTGGAACCGCTATCCATTGCGCCGGCGACCTCGGCGCCTTCAACCGCACCTTCAGGCGGTTTAACGGAGGGACCGGACAAGGTTTCTCCGAAAAATAAAAATCTTCATTTGCTAGTTCAGGCCATTGACCGCTCATGGGTAAGCATTGTCATTGATAATGGCGTTACAAAGGAGTTTTCTCTTCGCCCCGACGATAAAGTCTCTCTGGAGGCAGAGAAACTTTTCGTCTTAAATATCGGAAATGCCGGGGGAGTAAAAATCACCTTAAACGGAAAACCGGTTGGGCCTTTTGGCAAAAAGGGAGAAATTGCCAGAGGGATCAAACTGGAATCCAACTAA